The Pyrus communis chromosome 5, drPyrComm1.1, whole genome shotgun sequence region gttttttttggttgaaatctTAGATCATATGTATATCCATGAAATTCATGCTCTTTTGTAAAGCAATTTACTATGTTATTGTTTTCACTGTTATACCTGGGAATCGTTTTCAGTGTTTGTCCCAAGTGCTCTGCGGtttggaatttctttttgtttcaatttttgggTCTTGCTGTACACCACAAGTTTTAACCAATCACTTCACCAATTACTATTCACCACGCTTgtgtaaatttgtaaaaatgTAGAACCATTGAATTAAAGGCTTGCAGTGGATTTGGTGATCTCCTCTCTGTCTGTCTTCCCCACGCTTGTGTATGCAATTGAACAGATCACTCTTATCCAATTATTTATTTGAAGTCCGTGTTGTATCTGTTTTGTTTCCCCATTGAAACACACATGTTGAACTTGTCTAATTTTACTTTCTCTTCTTATCGGCAGATATGTGAATCTTTGACATCAGGTCCTTCTCATGCGATTGACATAACGAGAGAGGTGGGATTTTGTACTGTTATTATTTGAACTTGACATAAATCTAGTTTCCTTAGGGAAGATTGGTTTAAAATGGTTTCTTATGGTATGCAGGCTATACGGGAAGGAGCTGATGCTGTAATTGTGGTGGGAGGAGATGGAACTCTGCATGAGGTAAATTTCATCGCACAATCGTGTTGATTCCCCTCAACCCCCGCGCCCACCACCACCCACAccgacccccccccccccaaaacaccaaaaaaaaaaacatgggtcTTCATATTATGCAATTGactattgttttttattatttacgaTCCTTATGATGAGTCATTTTGGTTTGATCACGTGACCAAATCTTTTGTCATCAGACAAAGGCTTCAATGAACCCTTGTTTTAAAGAATTTCTAAGTGAATGCTTGGTATTAATAACCGTCAGTATTGAGCTATGTTACTGATCTAAAAGTATCTGATAAATATTCTCACTCGTCGACATTGGCTTATGATAAGCAGGTTGTTAATGGATTCTTTTGGGCAGGAAAACCTGTTACTAATTATGATAGGGATGCCACCCGTTCAACTGCACTCGGTGTAAGTGATTACTACGAGAATCCAGTAATTTCAATTTCCAACTGTTTATTGTGTATGTAAAGGAAACTTCAGTTATTGCATCGGTGACATGTTCAGTTGATCCCTTTACTGCCTGGTTTGGACTTTGGATGTTTTGGATTTCTGAAGGGAAgatgtaatttattttttgcattcCACAGCTCATTCCTTTGGGGACAGGGTCAGATTTTGCCAGATCATTTGGCTGGTTAGTTCATGCGTTTCAGTCAGTTATCATTTTCTCTGAGTTTTTGTGTATACTTGTTTTAGATTGTTAAGTGTCTGTTATTTATCAGGAAAAATGATCCTTGTGAAGCCATTGACCGCATTGCCaaaggttctctctctctctctctctctctctctctcttgattttttaggctttttttttgttctactCTTTTTGTATTTGCATTTAGTTTGTCATTTATATTTCTAATCGTACTCTGCAGGGCAGAGATCATGGATAGATGTTGGTGTTATTAGTGGAGAAGACGGAGAACCtcattattttgttaatgttgcTGACATTCATTTGTAAGGTGAACATAGAAATTTTGTCAATTTAGCTTCAACAAAGGCACATTCTGATCTTAGAAAGTCGTATGGCCAATTTTTTGGGGATATGATGCAGGAGTGCAAAAGCAGGATACCATGCTTCTAGTTTCAAGAGATTTGGAAACTTGTGCTACGTTATTGGTTCTTTAAAAGCCTTTGTTGGGCACCGTAATCAGGACCTTAAAATCAAGGTCAATTTTTGTAATATGTCACTAACAGTCTGTATGTCACATGCATGCTATTTTCCCTCTTGTACCATTGCTTTTGCTTAATAAGAATGTTTTTTAGTTTAGGTCAATGAAGGGGAGTGGGAAGTGTACTCTCAAGTAACAGCCCTTTGTGTTGGAAACGCAAAATTCTTTGGTGGTGGTATGAAAATTACACCAAATGCTGACCCTCGCAGTGGCAGTTTTGAGGTGGATTTGTTTTTCTGCACATAACCTTCCTAATTATTtgcaataattattttttttcttaaaaacgaAACATTATAATTGCAGTGTCTTTGCCAGTACATTTGatcttttttataaaactttctTCGCAGGTTGTGATTCTTCAGGACTTCAAGTGGTATGACTTTATTCTGAAGCTACATAAGCTCTATAATGGGACACATCTAACAGTGAAAAATGTATCTTCGAGAAGGTATGTCTTACCTGGTGGAGTTGCGTTACACAAACAGACGTGCATACCTATTTCtcctttgtttctttatttgtaaCCAACTGCACTCATCACATCAGTATGCATAACATCACGATTCAAATGATTTGAATTGGTTGCCCGAGAGTTAATTCATCCGCAGCCATTACATGTAGCGATTGGTCTTTGGATCTCATTTATGTATTTTCGTTCTTTTTGCAGTGTGCATTCTATTGAGGTGGAAGACATTTCAGGTAGTGGCAACATTTATGTTCAATCTGATGGCGAACATTTAGGATTCCTGCCAAGGAAGTTTAGTATATTACCTTCTGCAGTCGAGATGATATGCTGAAACGAACCATGGAACTTGTACTCGGCACCTtatcaaagaaattgacaagtCTGCGGAGAGCGCGAAGCATGAGGATTACTCCTCGAATGAAAATGAAGCGGAAAGTTTTTTCTCATCGAATAATGAATCAGACGGAGAGACAGCGTTTGTTTATAAATACAAGCAACTAACATAACTGAAACTCAAATTGTAATAGAAGTGTAGCTCAGCAAAACTGATCTCTAACTTCTAGTCTTGTGGTCTGGTCAAACCGAAGCAACTGCATCTTGCTGGTGTTTTGTATGTTAGACTACACTCTCTTTTGCTCCATTCTCGAGTAATGTCCATTTCCGGCTTTGATAGTTTCTCCGTATGTCTCAACTCCTCCCTTAATTTGAAGTAAGAGGATTTTTGGCACTATTTGTTTGCATCAACTTCGATTGAGAGGATTTTTGACATCCTTTGATTGCATCAACTTCGATTGATTAATTGTAACAGAACAAAGGTAGCCTCAAAGGAGACTAAAAACTTGGTGCATCAATGTACATTTACCTTTGTGCTCGTGTCTCTCGTCACGTGATGTGTGAAGCAAGGTGGGAGATAGGCACGAAGGGTTGTATGCCTTGTTGCACCCAAAGCTCTCGGTGAGGAAATCCGGCTTTAGTAAACTTTGGAGTGATGTAAACaggcttatttttagttacGCTCTCTATAACTTGATTTTGCTCTCATTTTGTCTTTTGTAATTCAAAAGTCACTATTTTACTCATTGAAACTCAACATTCCCGTGTTTCTGTTTTTTCTGTCAAATAGCCGTTAAAGTTGCTGATGTGGATGGGTACAATTGTAATGTCataggcttatttttagctatgctCTTTGAAACTAGATTTTGATCTCACTTTATTCCATGGAACTCGAGTTTGATCCCACTTTGACCCCTGAAGTTCAACTTTGTCTTgtgtactctctctctcctccttgaaACACATGTGAGACCCACCATCCAATAAGACTATGCTACATGTGccgataaatttttttatagatcTAAGTCGCCATCTGGAACATATGCAGGACCCACTATCCAATAAGACTATACCATATGTGCCGATggatttgattataaatctccatTATGTGTTAATATTCGACAATTAGAAAATattaagttcaaaaaaaaaaaatctccattaTGTTTTAGATGCCTAATTGACGGTAAATTAAGAGATAAATGAAAAACAATACAAATAGAGAAAATGGAATGTAAAATCACAACCTAATTGATCATACCGAATTGATCGGACCTACACTATATAGTACCTAACTGACCGTACCGAATAGATAGAACCTAATTGATAGTACCTAAATGAACAATTATGTATGTAGAACAATATAGTGTACCTATATTCTCAAtgcattcttttttgtttttatagttttggattcaataaattaaaaattaatcctGAGATAAGTGAAAAGAACAATTTTGTATGTAGAAAAAATGGAATGTGAAATCACAACTTAATTGACCATACAAGATTGATTAGACCTAAACTATATAACATACCTAATTTATCAGACCTAGTgaactaaaatagaaaaaatacaAATCGTAACAAATTGACCGTACCTATCTATTGGACCTAAACTATATAACGTACTTAATTGACCGTACCGAAACTATTGAACATAAATTAGTGCATTCCCCACacaacataaaatttgaataaatataaaaagaaacaaaacaaaaaacaaaaaaatagatagttgttgtaggcataatttattgaacaattatggaggtcagagagagagggaaggtgCGGTAGTaatagagagaagaaagagatgtgtaattgtgaggtgtgttctattccaccccattgtgtctttatttatagtagtaggataggtaaactCCTTACCCTTTTACAATTACAATTCTTAATGGGTAATcaaatccttacccttttagaatTACAATTCTTAAtgggtaatcaactcctaataggaatataagagatattcctagatctactaggatttacacaatcacattcctaatctaataggactgcaacactcccccttgagtgtaaatactcaagtaaatggcgcatcagatcttcagcgatgaagtaagtacagttgatgaagtcgttggCACAATGAGTGAATGCGAGTCTTAGATCAaaggaagaatgcataaaaaagtaaaactcacaaaacctcgttatagtaaaacccaaggtaggagaaaaacccatagactaaggagaaaagtgagaagttgcattaagtcaaaactatacgtcttttggacgcaagtagaagagctcacaagaGTATGATCAGTCCAAGATGGGTGCcttgttaaaacctagttaggtagcaaaaa contains the following coding sequences:
- the LOC137733953 gene encoding sphingoid long-chain bases kinase 2, mitochondrial-like, which translates into the protein MGINLIAFGGGGGITVGGVRFSMATSWAVRAELPKAPDLCADRSILRNGSSSSRRRDLVFVVNPSGANGRTGTEWKKLLPYLRSRLGADCNICESLTSGPSHAIDITREAIREGADAVIVVGGDGTLHEVVNGFFWAGKPVTNYDRDATRSTALGLIPLGTGSDFARSFGWKNDPCEAIDRIAKGQRSWIDVGVISGEDGEPHYFVNVADIHLSAKAGYHASSFKRFGNLCYVIGSLKAFVGHRNQDLKIKVNEGEWEVYSQVTALCVGNAKFFGGGMKITPNADPRSGSFEVVILQDFKWYDFILKLHKLYNGTHLTVKNVSSRSVHSIEVEDISGSGNIYVQSDGEHLGFLPRKFSILPSAVEMIC